One genomic window of Pseudomonas sp. LFM046 includes the following:
- a CDS encoding transcriptional initiation protein Tat, translating to MHDSSSLSGPLSRRRFLSLSGQSALIIGATVVAGQLIPVKVLADDVLPQLPAGLLRMGRDIYPHDRLGDAPYAKSLFELVGKKPDLVREGINALQARARAVHDRAFEDIASEDDRVALLREIETTPFFRETRSALMFGLYDNKTLFPLFGYEGSSVEKGGYIARGFNDLDWL from the coding sequence ATGCATGACTCTTCTTCTCTGAGCGGCCCTCTGAGCCGCCGACGCTTCCTCAGCCTATCGGGCCAGTCCGCGCTGATCATCGGCGCCACCGTCGTCGCCGGCCAGCTCATCCCGGTCAAAGTCCTCGCCGACGACGTGCTGCCCCAACTGCCCGCCGGCCTGCTGCGCATGGGTCGCGACATCTATCCCCACGACCGCCTCGGCGATGCGCCATACGCCAAGTCGCTGTTCGAGCTGGTTGGCAAGAAACCGGACCTGGTTCGTGAAGGCATCAACGCGTTACAGGCCCGGGCCCGAGCCGTGCATGACCGAGCCTTCGAGGACATCGCCAGCGAAGACGACCGCGTTGCGCTGTTGCGCGAGATCGAAACCACCCCCTTCTTCCGTGAAACCCGCAGCGCGCTGATGTTCGGCCTCTACGACAACAAGACCCTGTTCCCTCTGTTCGGCTACGAGGGCTCGTCGGTGGAGAAGGGCGGTTACATCGCGCGTGGCTTCAACGACCTCGACTGGCTCTGA
- a CDS encoding transporter: MLPYLQRTSVTGPSSLDNRTWAAAWGLVLLASGLSATWPARALDLDAGDYVAAPAGTTLGLLYLQGAERDRLYRAGHSLPDAPGLDSEIGILRLVHYSDIGGFRVAPQVLLPFGRLDGRQGLGDSSGLADPILAMPLWLINEPERRRYLGITPYLFLPLGEYDADDDLNLGENRWKLNLQAAYVTGLTDNLSLDLAADVMFYGRNNHYGSGRWTQRQKPSYQYQGFLRYQLTPQADVRAGLSWLDGGASRVDDLQLDDRQETGKWNLGFSWFFLPKTQLAATYGRDFAVENGFREEHRLNIRLMQVF, translated from the coding sequence ATGCTGCCTTACCTGCAACGGACCAGCGTGACTGGTCCCTCGTCACTCGACAACCGAACCTGGGCCGCTGCGTGGGGCCTCGTGCTGCTTGCCAGCGGACTCTCTGCAACGTGGCCGGCCAGGGCGTTGGATCTCGATGCCGGTGACTATGTGGCTGCACCTGCCGGCACCACATTGGGTCTGCTCTACCTGCAAGGGGCCGAGCGTGATCGGCTGTACCGCGCGGGGCACAGCCTACCCGACGCGCCGGGGCTGGACTCGGAGATCGGGATATTGCGCCTGGTCCACTATTCCGACATCGGAGGCTTTCGCGTGGCGCCTCAAGTGCTGCTGCCATTCGGGCGCCTGGACGGGCGCCAGGGCTTGGGTGACTCCAGTGGCCTGGCCGATCCGATCCTGGCCATGCCTCTCTGGCTGATCAATGAACCGGAGCGCCGCCGCTACTTGGGCATCACTCCCTATCTATTCCTCCCCTTGGGCGAGTACGACGCCGATGACGATCTCAACCTCGGCGAGAACCGCTGGAAGCTGAACTTGCAGGCCGCCTACGTTACCGGGCTGACCGACAACCTCTCTCTGGACCTGGCCGCCGATGTCATGTTTTACGGGCGCAACAACCATTACGGCAGTGGCCGCTGGACCCAGCGGCAGAAACCCAGCTACCAGTACCAGGGCTTCCTGCGCTACCAGTTGACCCCCCAGGCGGACGTGCGCGCCGGCCTGTCGTGGCTCGACGGCGGCGCTAGCCGCGTCGATGACCTCCAACTGGATGACCGCCAGGAGACCGGCAAGTGGAACCTTGGCTTCTCCTGGTTTTTCCTGCCGAAGACTCAGCTCGCAGCTACCTACGGGCGGGATTTCGCGGTGGAAAACGGCTTTCGCGAAGAGCACAGGTTGAACATACGCCTGATGCAGGTGTTCTGA